The genomic stretch TGCCAAGGAACTCCATTCTGCTCAAGTTCTTCACTGTGTATTCCTGACACACATTGGACACAGCATACAGAACAGCACTTAAAAGGACCAAACCATCACCCAGCAGAACATCACTGGCTACAGACCGAGAATAGGAAGGACGGATAAAAAAATACAAAGGGGAAGGGGATATATACAGAGGAAACAGAttgtaagagagagggagagagggtttggGGGAAAATAGACAATTCCAAAGGGTTGATTACTAAGGTTTGACCTTTGGATGGCTTTTTACCTTCGATGTCTCTGATAAGAGTACACAGTGACATTACTATATTCACAGTTTTATGATGCCAAAGCTTATAGTTGAGACAGTAAGAGTAACCTTTCTAAAATGTTTGAAAGTGCTCAAATGCCAGCGcactattgtaaaaaaaaaaatgggttCTACGATTTTGACACATAAATTATGATTGTACAAGTATCCTTACTGGATCCTTGGTCTCTCCCAGCCAGCAGGTCAGCCCCAACCATGGCCCCCACCCCAAACAGACAAACGACCACAGCCACAAAGTGGACCGGTCTGTAGCGCGTCTTTAAGAAGAGCCAGGCAAGTACCATCAGCACTGGGATCAAAAAGCAGTCCAGCAGCTGAAATACATATCACAGACCAGGATTTAATTGGCTTGTTAGCAGCACAGTAAATATATGCCAGGCAATAACATTAGGAAAACAAGATAAACTTTGGAGGTCACCCTTTCTTATCAAGGATTCTAGGAGATATTGTACATTTTTGTGCCAAAACCCCCCCCAACAATTTGTCTACAATTTAAACCATtataaaaaaaaaggataaattCAAATTAAATATCAGCAATAGTCAATCACTGTAATATTGATAAGTTTGTTAAAATACAACTTCAGCTGGTTAAATTAATGTGTGCGCTCCCTGACAAATCTTAAGATTACTGCTGCAGTCCTAGAACAAGGTCTACGATGTGTGGAATTAAAtgcaaataaaggtggaaaaaaaaacatatcttaAATGTTTCCATTTCAGGCAATAATGCAATAAAATGGGAATATTTTCATAGGCTGTGCTGACTGCCTGTAGGCGCTGAAGACATTTCAACTGACATAACATCTCAATTCCTTACTAGAGGGAATCCTAATTTGCTCTTCTCTCACCTGTATGCTGGTCAGGGTTGTAAACTGGTAGGCCTTCACAACTGCATAGTTTGCCTCTACATCTGTCAAGCCCATCAGCAAATACTTCCACcatttgttttttaaaatttGTAAAATGTTCTCATCACCTTTAAAAAGAAACAGAGATCAAGAATGAATGTCAGAGTTGCTTTGTTTGCTAATGTCTTAGCTAGGAATACCCTTATGAAAAGCATCGATCTTACTACATGAGTTTTTCAGATGGCTGATTTATGAAGACCACTgacatgtggggttttttttctctcactcaAATACTGATGTTGTCCATCTGAATCAGTCCTATTGGAATTTATTATGATGTGATAAATGGCAGTCTGACCTTTCCTGAAGCTGAGGGAGGATGTGTAGATAAGGAGCAGAAGGACATAGTTGAGGAAGCTCTGCAGCATGGGCGTCTCCACCCCAGTATTTGCCAGATACAGGCAGCTCACAGCCGTCCCACAGATCAGCAGGGACAACCCCTGGCCCATGGCTAGGGTCTTCAGCAGATGCCTTTTTTGATAGCAAGAAAATATGACAAATCCATTTTTAACAGAATATGAACACACCAGTTGTAGGATTTAGAGACATCATCTTGAATAAGTGCCTGTGATTCTTTAAATAATCAATCCACAAGATCAGATGCAACTATGTATCATAAAACCAGAGGGGATACTTGCGTGGAACCTCTTGTGAGAGAAAAGTGTGACTTGTGTGTCAATGCCGAAATCCAAGTACCAGACCGGCCTGGTAAAATATGGATGTGCCACAAATTCTAAATCTGAAAAATTGCCTATTTCACCTACTACACCCACAACATTGTTTTGCCCTGATTAGCACCGTTTGCACACAAGTCTATGTGGTGTTGAGTTCACCTAGAGTAATCACAACCTTAGAATAATCAAGCAGCAGACAATTTAAAGCAATAAATGCTACCAATCCCTCAGCCTTATAAAGTCTGAGCAAGCATAACTCTATACATAACAAAATCCACATAGCAGTGGTGTCACACAGaggtagatagctagatagataacataactacataacaaaaTCCACATAGCAATGTCgtcacacatagatagatagatagatagatagatagatagatagatagatagatagatagatagatagatagaatgtgTAACCCCCACTTGCCCCCATGGCATACTTAAAAACATTTCCTAGTAACTCAGAAATTGTAAATGACAGCGGGGGGGAAAATCCTTTCCCCTCCCGATTGCGGTTACAAAAGAGGGCAATTTAACAGTGCTTTGCTCACCATGTCAGTACATCCTTTATCTTGTAATTGAACAGTAGTCCATAGATTCGCCTACACCCGCCACACTGGCTCTCTTCTACGGGACCCTCCATCTACTTCAGGGTTAAGCCTGGAACAGTAGAAAGAGAAGAATGTGAACACCAATAAGACTCAAACTcgcgttttcggtttttttttcggttcttttttttttttaattcccaccAGAACTCTCGGCAGCCGTCACGTAATCTCCTCCGCAATGTAGTTTCCTTTGAGGATTAATTTCTGTTCCCTTAATGGAAACTTCAGATTGATTATGCTTCAGTCAACAAAATTTACAGGTGGATTACACTAAAATACTGTTAGCCCAGCTGGAAAGTCGTTTCCGTAGATATTTACCTGTCTCTACCTTTTAGTCTCCATTCATGAAATATCTGAGGGAATTCGCCGAGTGCAATAAAGGTTTAACCAAATTGTCTCAGACTAGCAGCAATACATGTGTCAATTCATTTTGGACCGGATCGAACAAGCTTGTGTGCATACGGGGTGTGCCCGCCGTGCTACGATTGGCCAGCTCTGTGACGTCAGCTCTGTGCAGACAAACTTGATAGGAGCCGACCTTGCGGAACCTCTCGACCTAACACAAACACCGGGTCAGTCTACacactccctgtgtgtgtgtgtgtgtgtgtgtgtgtgtgtgtgtgtgtgtgtgtgtgtgtgtgtgtgtgtgtgtgtgtgtgtgtgtgtgtgtgctgttatgAGAGCGATGGAAGCTGACCCTGGGACATGCAGTGAAGGGATGGAAAGTAAAAACAACTTTACTGTGAGAAAAAGCTGCCCTTGAAGCCGCATCAATATTATCTTCTTGACTATAATTTCGCTCCCCTGTAGTTGTAGTAAGTAGCCCACATTTGTCTCAAACTCAGCGCTGCCCGATGATAAAATATGATTGTTATTACTTATATTTATTTACACTATTGTGTCGTTAGAATTACATAGAATTACAACCCACcatcactaataataataaataattattaGTAGTGGTGGTCGTGGTAGTATTGTGGAATCACATATCTCGTTATTGAAGACCTTTAAACAAAACGTTCACACATTTCTTTTTAACAATGAGTAGAATGACTGACTAtatggctttttttcccccagaaacaAAGGCTTTTCATGTTTATATGCAttaatattgtggcgaattccaCTGGAGTGTTTCTGCTCGAAGTCAGgggaagtccattatttgaccacgtcacaataCAGTCAAATAAACCTTGCACAGAGAACAGTGTTGGTGCAGCAAGGCATGGATTCTGAGCTGAAACTCGTTGCTCGTCATATAGCTAAAATGATATGATGAGGGTATCATACTTTGTGTTAATAGTCATAGACATctcgtgtgtgtgttttacttttCTTAATCACAGGGccaacgcgcgcgcacacacacacacacgtgtgtgtgtgtgtgtgtgtgtgtgtgtgtgtgtgtgtgtgtgtgtgtgtgtgtgtgtgtgtgtgtgtgtgtgtgtgtgtgtgtgtgtgtgtgtcagccctgtgatggcctggcggcctgtccagggtgtctccccgcctgccgcccaacgactgatggaataggctccggcatccccgcgaccctgggagcaggataagcggttcagataatggatggatggattaatcgtTTGTCTCAGTTGCCTCCAATTTCCTGTTGACAATCTTTTGACTTTTTTCAGCCAACACATAAAAGTCTTTATGAAAGATTACCTTATAGAAATTCACATAAACCACATTTCATAACAGCATCGGAATCAAgtttatcggccatgtaggtttgcacatacatgggatttgactccggtttcagcATGGTAAAGTCTGTAATAATTACAATGTGAGGGAGCAGCAAAACGCCCCTTGCCTTCATTATTGTGATGAAGGTCACACTTCCTACTTCAAATGGACCACTGTGTGTGGGAGAAGGACTACCGTAGGATTTGGTACGCCACATTATCCAGAATTGCAGGGAGGCAGGGTGGGTGGTGTTTAATGTTAACATAGCCTAGTTGAGATGGCAAAGTTTCACATCTGTAAAGTAGGACCTACATATAACACGTCTTGACTTGTTATGTCACATCAGAACTTTGCCCTTGAAATGCTTAAAATATGTTATAGTACAAATATGACAACTTCAATTAAATTAATGAAACACAAGAATGAATGAATTACaagtatttgtatttgtattttgtaaattacAAGAATGAATGAATTACAAgtatttgtattttgtaaattgtgtaggCTTTGTAGTTGCTCATTCTAGCTGTCAGTGTCAGGTAGACCGTTCCAGGGAAAATAAATAAGTTGTACAAGAACAGAAAATTACGTAGAAAAACAATGTGCATTGCATGGATTTGGCTCATTTCAGCAAACCACGATTACCGACGAATGCAATTACAATTACATTAGAAATGCCTGCACAGATGACTTTTGTCATGTCATGTGAATAAACTTGactatgtataaatgtatttgcgCGGAAGAAAATATCGAACGTCAAAACAGCGACCGCTATATTCACGCGAGATAACGCGAGAGGATAAGTTCAGGGAACATGGCGACGTCTAATTTGCTGAAGGTAGGACCcacttcaattcaatttatttttggtAACATTTGATAAGTACCTGTCACTGATTTGGTGTAACGCTATCATTTAGTTCTTACCTGGATGAGCAGTACGGTATCAAACAGGTGACTGTGTTGTCAACATTTACTTTAGCAAGGATTAGTTGGGCAACCCTGGCTAACATTAGCTACTCTCCACTGATTTAACCTAGCTGGGTAAGTAGTCAAACAAGCCAGAGGAGCTAACGTTTGTGtgtcagagagtgagacagaggcaCAGAGGGATGAGGAGGGAGAGACAAGATGTTGGCGTACGCCAACTTGAAACCATTGCCTGAAAGCAAACAGCCTCATATCC from Lampris incognitus isolate fLamInc1 chromosome 8, fLamInc1.hap2, whole genome shotgun sequence encodes the following:
- the slc35f2 gene encoding solute carrier family 35 member F2, which produces MEGPVEESQCGGCRRIYGLLFNYKIKDVLTWHLLKTLAMGQGLSLLICGTAVSCLYLANTGVETPMLQSFLNYVLLLLIYTSSLSFRKGDENILQILKNKWWKYLLMGLTDVEANYAVVKAYQFTTLTSIQLLDCFLIPVLMVLAWLFLKTRYRPVHFVAVVVCLFGVGAMVGADLLAGRDQGSTSDVLLGDGLVLLSAVLYAVSNVCQEYTVKNLSRMEFLGMMGLFGTVISGVQLAVLETCAIQAIKWDLKIVMLFAVYTLCMFALYTFMPIVVKMTSATAVNLSLLTADLFSFFCGIFLFNYTFSSLYVISFVIITVGFVMFNAVPTYIPITESHTGNEDFDDPTTVAVEQSAETTLYHLLCPVEKDIERSETQKLASTP